From a single Candidatus Bathyarchaeota archaeon genomic region:
- the thiL gene encoding thiamine-phosphate kinase: protein MQKLGDIGERKAIALILRHLENMPQASIPFGDDVSAVLLGDELFVFKTDMLVGETDVPERMSLWQAARKAIVMNVSDFAAKGARPLVALVSLGLPFTMTRKGLEEIAKGLNAGVREYGAYIVGGDTNEASDLVISVSMFGVAEKRSLMLRSGAKPGDLVAVTGFFGRASAGLKILLEKFEAPKSIRDPLVEAVLMPKARLKEGLALNASGAVTASIDSSDGLAWSLHEIAKASGVGFFIDNVPVAAEAVEFAELNGLDPLELALYGGEEYELVLTINPKLWSTAEEAVKGVGGTLIKIGRVTAQKKLFLNVEGEKRVIKPKGWEHFRRHQK from the coding sequence ATATGCCGCAAGCGTCCATCCCCTTTGGCGATGACGTTTCAGCTGTCCTATTAGGCGATGAGCTTTTTGTTTTTAAGACCGATATGTTGGTCGGCGAGACGGATGTGCCCGAACGTATGAGTTTGTGGCAAGCAGCCCGTAAAGCTATTGTGATGAATGTGAGTGATTTTGCCGCTAAAGGTGCTAGGCCTCTTGTAGCCCTCGTGTCTTTAGGGTTGCCCTTCACGATGACTCGAAAAGGGCTTGAGGAAATTGCGAAGGGCTTAAACGCCGGAGTTCGTGAATATGGCGCATATATTGTCGGAGGCGATACTAACGAGGCTTCAGATTTAGTGATAAGTGTTTCAATGTTTGGTGTGGCTGAAAAAAGGTCGTTGATGTTGCGGAGCGGGGCCAAACCGGGCGACTTGGTGGCTGTCACGGGCTTTTTCGGGAGAGCCTCCGCTGGCTTAAAAATTCTTTTGGAAAAATTTGAAGCGCCTAAAAGCATACGTGATCCGCTTGTTGAAGCAGTTTTGATGCCTAAAGCCCGTTTAAAAGAAGGCTTAGCCTTAAACGCGAGCGGTGCAGTCACCGCGTCTATTGATTCAAGCGATGGGCTTGCATGGAGTCTTCATGAAATTGCAAAGGCTAGCGGTGTAGGTTTCTTCATTGACAATGTTCCGGTAGCTGCCGAAGCGGTGGAATTTGCTGAGTTAAATGGTTTAGATCCCTTAGAGCTCGCCCTTTACGGCGGCGAGGAATACGAGCTTGTTTTAACTATAAACCCGAAGCTTTGGAGCACGGCGGAAGAGGCCGTTAAAGGGGTGGGTGGAACCCTAATCAAGATCGGCAGGGTTACAGCCCAAAAAAAGTTGTTTTTAAATGTTGAAGGCGAAAAACGCGTCATAAAGCCTAAAGGCTGGGAACATTTCCGAAGGCATCAGAAATGA
- a CDS encoding radical SAM protein codes for MSHALEYKTVLESTFCDKLGNDKVKCTLCERRCELSDGQLGFCKTRRNICGKLYTLVYGDISAIESRPIEIKPFFHYWPGSTALTFSTWSCNFDCVWCQNFHLSKASPKPERARYYPPETVVRLALKGGDAGLCASFQEPTLLADWVIKTFSIGKRMGIKYCCFVSNGYMTLEALKVLRDAGLDGLKIDVKGDQETYTRYCGGVDVEKVWRNAREAKRLGLHVEIVNLVVSGVNDDESTLRWIIEKHLENVGPETPLHFTRYFPSYKFYNPPTKIEILEKAYTMAKKFGVLYPYIGNVMGHPYENTYCPDCRKMLIKRYGYHVLEYYVTAENKCPKCGAEIPITGKYLGKRS; via the coding sequence ATGAGCCACGCGCTCGAATATAAGACGGTTCTGGAATCTACATTCTGCGACAAACTTGGAAACGACAAAGTCAAGTGCACTCTTTGTGAAAGGAGATGTGAACTTTCTGACGGCCAGCTGGGCTTCTGTAAGACTAGGAGAAATATTTGCGGCAAACTTTACACGCTTGTTTATGGGGATATAAGTGCCATTGAAAGTCGCCCCATAGAGATAAAGCCTTTCTTCCATTATTGGCCCGGCTCAACAGCGTTGACTTTTTCCACGTGGTCATGTAATTTTGACTGTGTTTGGTGTCAGAATTTTCATTTGTCAAAGGCTAGCCCGAAGCCCGAAAGGGCACGTTACTATCCACCGGAAACGGTTGTAAGGCTAGCTCTTAAAGGTGGAGACGCCGGGTTATGTGCAAGTTTCCAAGAACCTACTCTTCTAGCTGACTGGGTTATCAAAACGTTTAGCATTGGCAAACGTATGGGAATTAAATACTGCTGTTTTGTCTCGAACGGTTACATGACTCTAGAAGCGTTAAAAGTGCTTCGTGATGCGGGACTGGACGGACTTAAAATTGACGTAAAAGGTGATCAAGAAACTTATACGAGATACTGTGGCGGAGTTGACGTTGAAAAAGTTTGGAGAAATGCAAGGGAAGCTAAACGTTTAGGCTTGCACGTTGAAATCGTGAACCTTGTGGTTAGCGGTGTTAACGACGATGAAAGCACATTAAGATGGATTATCGAAAAGCACTTAGAAAATGTTGGGCCAGAAACCCCGCTTCATTTTACCCGCTATTTCCCATCATATAAATTTTACAACCCACCAACGAAAATTGAAATTTTGGAGAAAGCCTACACGATGGCGAAAAAATTTGGGGTTTTATATCCTTACATTGGAAATGTAATGGGACACCCCTACGAAAACACTTACTGCCCCGATTGTAGAAAAATGCTCATAAAACGCTACGGCTACCATGTTTTAGAGTACTACGTAACCGCCGAAAATAAGTGTCCAAAATGCGGAGCTGAAATTCCAATAACCGGAAAATACTTGGGTAAGCGATCTTAA
- a CDS encoding MFS transporter, producing the protein MKVVYVRSVANSLGAGMISPFVGPYAVKELGASSSEMGWLQSVSNFSNNIVQFFWGELSDRLGRRIPFIVFGGLIGALLWIYLPILNSASQLVLLIALQALLASMATPAWTALIGDLVPQHSLGRVNATINMWASIGSLTATFASGFIMATLGGTMRGQLVIPVIVATTCGLVSSIIMLKVREKNRNNETKISFTADLIAVVKLTGKSPDFIRYCMCSATYNFFMSIAWPLFAITQVRVLGASMLEIAMLSVVQGIFTIMFARWAGKLADTVGRKPLLLFVRFSYVTVPLAYAFSPNIYILIAIGAYWGAVAAFEQASVTTYLLDVTPEKNRGSFTAFYNFIIGVVTVFGSLLGGYLSDLTVGLYGLVLGLQIAYLVSAVGRGIGAATFFGLKETLKNKRI; encoded by the coding sequence TTGAAGGTTGTTTATGTTCGTTCAGTAGCGAACTCTCTTGGAGCAGGCATGATAAGCCCATTTGTTGGACCCTACGCCGTCAAGGAGTTGGGAGCATCTTCCTCTGAGATGGGTTGGCTTCAGTCAGTCAGCAATTTTTCAAACAACATAGTGCAGTTTTTCTGGGGAGAACTAAGTGACAGGCTTGGACGAAGAATCCCATTTATCGTTTTCGGCGGTTTAATTGGAGCTTTACTCTGGATTTATCTGCCGATTTTAAATTCTGCAAGCCAGCTGGTGTTGTTGATTGCTTTACAAGCGCTTTTGGCTTCGATGGCTACACCAGCCTGGACAGCCTTAATAGGAGATTTGGTACCTCAACATAGTCTTGGAAGGGTTAATGCCACTATAAACATGTGGGCTTCTATAGGTAGCCTAACAGCCACATTTGCTTCTGGCTTTATAATGGCAACTCTTGGCGGAACCATGCGAGGACAATTAGTGATTCCAGTTATAGTTGCCACGACGTGCGGATTGGTATCTTCCATCATAATGCTTAAAGTCAGAGAGAAAAACCGAAACAACGAGACAAAAATTTCTTTCACCGCAGACTTAATCGCCGTAGTGAAACTTACAGGAAAATCTCCAGACTTTATAAGATATTGTATGTGCAGTGCAACCTACAACTTTTTCATGTCAATTGCATGGCCCCTTTTCGCCATAACCCAAGTCAGAGTTTTGGGTGCTTCAATGCTGGAAATAGCTATGCTCTCGGTGGTGCAAGGAATATTCACAATAATGTTTGCAAGATGGGCTGGAAAGCTTGCAGACACTGTTGGCAGAAAGCCCTTGCTACTGTTTGTTAGATTTAGCTATGTCACTGTTCCGCTAGCTTACGCATTTTCGCCAAACATTTACATCTTAATTGCCATAGGAGCTTACTGGGGAGCCGTTGCCGCCTTTGAGCAAGCATCCGTAACAACTTACTTGCTTGATGTTACACCGGAAAAGAACCGAGGAAGCTTCACAGCTTTTTACAACTTCATAATAGGCGTTGTTACAGTCTTTGGTTCCCTTTTGGGCGGCTACCTGTCGGATTTAACGGTTGGGCTATACGGCTTGGTTTTAGGTTTACAAATAGCTTATCTGGTTTCCGCTGTTGGCAGAGGAATTGGAGCCGCCACCTTTTTTGGGCTTAAAGAGACCTTGAAAAATAAAAGGATATAG
- a CDS encoding RuvB-like helicase, whose amino-acid sequence MAAIRELPTTTVSKFERIGAHTHIKGLGLDENLKAVKIKDGMVGQEKAREAAGLVVKMIKEGKLSGKCIILAGPPGTGKTAIAVAISKELGENVPFIQMSGSEIYSTERKKTEVLIEAIRKCIGVEIHEMRKVYEGEVTMVDIRTAPHPYNPYQKIPESVRLTLKTKEEEKTIEAGASIAQQVIAEGISEGHVIQIDAETGRVVNLGLCLESQKGKTYDVDTRRKVPRPNGKVLKEKEFVYMLTLADLDELNAKQRSGGLFSLFFGGSESREIDTEVRMAVDQQVKEWVDSGKAFIHPGVLFIDDAHLLDLEAFSFLGRAMESELVPIIILATNRGVARIRGTDIRSPLGFPVDLIDRAVIIATQPYDLESIKEILRIRAAEEKIKVEKDALEKLAEVGAKSSMRYAVQLLSLAAQNAKSVNRDKVTVEDVQRVDDLFMDVGEAAEYLRKYEERLLVH is encoded by the coding sequence GACGAAAACTTGAAAGCTGTGAAAATAAAGGACGGAATGGTTGGACAGGAAAAAGCTAGAGAAGCCGCTGGTCTCGTCGTAAAAATGATTAAAGAAGGGAAACTCAGCGGAAAATGTATAATTTTAGCTGGACCGCCCGGCACTGGAAAAACCGCTATCGCCGTGGCTATTTCTAAGGAGCTTGGTGAGAATGTTCCATTCATTCAGATGAGCGGCAGCGAAATTTACAGCACTGAACGTAAGAAAACCGAGGTCCTCATAGAAGCCATAAGAAAATGCATAGGCGTTGAAATCCATGAAATGCGAAAAGTTTACGAAGGCGAAGTTACCATGGTGGACATTCGAACAGCACCGCATCCATATAATCCATACCAGAAAATTCCAGAAAGCGTAAGGCTGACGTTAAAGACAAAGGAAGAAGAGAAAACCATTGAAGCCGGCGCCTCTATAGCTCAGCAGGTGATTGCCGAAGGCATATCTGAAGGCCATGTCATCCAAATAGACGCTGAAACCGGCAGGGTTGTCAACCTCGGACTTTGCCTGGAAAGCCAGAAGGGTAAAACCTACGACGTGGACACTAGACGAAAGGTGCCACGTCCAAACGGCAAAGTCTTGAAGGAGAAAGAGTTTGTTTACATGTTGACACTAGCTGATTTAGATGAGTTAAATGCAAAGCAACGTTCAGGCGGACTTTTCTCACTGTTCTTCGGAGGCTCTGAATCTAGGGAAATAGACACTGAAGTGCGGATGGCCGTCGATCAACAAGTGAAGGAGTGGGTGGACAGCGGTAAGGCCTTCATTCATCCCGGCGTACTCTTCATAGATGATGCCCATCTCTTAGATTTGGAGGCCTTCAGCTTTCTTGGAAGAGCCATGGAAAGCGAGCTCGTGCCAATAATAATCCTCGCAACAAACCGTGGTGTAGCGCGGATCCGTGGAACAGACATAAGAAGCCCGTTAGGGTTCCCAGTGGACCTCATAGACCGTGCAGTCATCATTGCAACCCAGCCCTATGACTTGGAAAGCATAAAGGAAATCCTCAGAATCCGCGCTGCAGAAGAAAAAATTAAGGTGGAGAAAGATGCACTGGAAAAGCTTGCTGAGGTCGGAGCAAAAAGTTCCATGAGGTATGCTGTACAACTTTTAAGCCTTGCAGCTCAAAATGCGAAATCAGTCAATAGAGACAAAGTTACAGTTGAAGATGTCCAACGGGTTGACGACCTATTCATGGACGTAGGTGAAGCCGCCGAATACTTGAGAAAGTATGAGGAAAGACTGCTGGTACACTAG